One part of the Streptomyces sp. AM 2-1-1 genome encodes these proteins:
- a CDS encoding aminotransferase class I/II-fold pyridoxal phosphate-dependent enzyme → MLGEYAITGGRAADIAASVERGVSSGELLPGVALPPMRELAAELGVNPNTVAAAYRILRERGLIETDGRRGSHVRAKPATLAREAIRTELPPGVRDIATGNPDPALLPSLTEALAAAARRYAGRQGRYGDEPVVPELEDAARAAFGADGLPDGPVALASGALDAIERLLSAHLRPGDAVAVEDPGWAGLLDLIPAMRLKVLPVALDDDGPLPESVAAALGRGARALIVTDRAQNPTGAVLTAERATALRELLAHHPDVLVIDDDHGHAIVHQPLHTLAGATRSWASVRSVAKAYGPDLRLALFTADRVTADRVQGRFQLGPGWVSKLLQYAVVDLWERGTHDTAAVARSYGTRRDALIAALGERGVAARGRSGLNVWVPVADETGAVARLQAAGWAVAPGARFRVASSPAVRLTVSQVDVSEMERLADAVADAVRPGPGTRYA, encoded by the coding sequence GTGCTAGGTGAATACGCGATCACGGGTGGCCGCGCGGCCGACATCGCGGCCAGCGTCGAACGGGGCGTCTCGTCCGGTGAACTGCTTCCGGGCGTCGCGCTGCCGCCCATGCGGGAGCTGGCGGCCGAGCTGGGAGTGAACCCCAACACGGTGGCCGCCGCGTACCGGATCCTGCGCGAGCGCGGCCTGATCGAGACCGACGGCCGCCGCGGCAGCCACGTGCGGGCCAAGCCCGCCACCCTCGCCCGCGAGGCCATCCGTACCGAACTGCCGCCCGGCGTACGGGACATCGCCACCGGGAACCCGGATCCGGCGCTGCTGCCGTCGCTGACCGAGGCCCTCGCCGCCGCCGCCCGCCGGTACGCGGGCCGCCAGGGCCGGTACGGCGACGAACCGGTGGTCCCGGAGCTGGAGGACGCCGCCCGGGCCGCCTTCGGGGCGGACGGCCTGCCCGACGGCCCCGTCGCGCTGGCGTCGGGCGCGCTCGACGCCATCGAACGTCTCCTCTCCGCGCACCTGCGGCCCGGCGACGCCGTGGCCGTCGAGGACCCGGGGTGGGCGGGCCTGCTCGACCTGATCCCCGCGATGCGTCTGAAGGTGCTGCCCGTCGCGCTCGACGACGACGGGCCGCTCCCCGAGAGCGTGGCCGCGGCCCTCGGCAGGGGGGCCCGCGCGCTGATCGTGACCGACCGGGCCCAGAACCCCACCGGCGCCGTCCTGACGGCGGAGCGTGCCACCGCCCTGCGGGAGCTGCTCGCCCACCATCCGGACGTCCTGGTGATCGACGACGACCACGGGCACGCCATCGTGCACCAGCCGCTGCACACCCTCGCGGGGGCCACCCGCAGCTGGGCGTCGGTCCGGTCCGTGGCGAAGGCGTACGGCCCCGATCTGCGTCTGGCGCTCTTCACCGCCGACCGGGTGACCGCGGACCGGGTGCAGGGGCGGTTCCAGCTCGGACCGGGGTGGGTGAGCAAGCTCCTGCAGTACGCGGTGGTGGACCTGTGGGAGCGCGGCACGCACGACACCGCCGCCGTCGCGCGTTCGTACGGCACGCGCCGGGACGCCCTGATCGCCGCCCTGGGCGAGCGCGGGGTCGCGGCGCGGGGGCGCAGCGGCCTCAACGTGTGGGTGCCGGTGGCCGACGAGACCGGCGCGGTGGCGCGGCTCCAGGCGGCGGGATGGGCGGTCGCGCCCGGTGCCCGGTTCCGGGTGGCCTCGTCGCCCGCGGTGCGCCTGACCGTCTCGCAGGTGGACGTCTCCGAGATGGAGCGGCTCGCCGACGCGGTCGCGGACGCGGTCCGGCCGGGCCCGGGGACCCGGTACGCCTGA
- a CDS encoding MFS transporter gives MIETLRLARRTPGCLMLLIGNFAVAFGSNIVIPFLAVYLTREQHLSPVVVAMAITVKFWSQQGLSMLGGWIADRTGPVAAMCGGLLVRAVSYLLLLAASGSVQVVAACALLGLGGAIYVPASKAALVRLLGTGEQLRTVFALRSTANNVGCAVGPLVGSLLLLFADPRVGFVVTSAIYVALALLLLRLRSLAGAEEPAGENADTPAGAGGAAASTDRRKLAWVLACAFAFGFCYIQLEYALPVFTGSVQSSSLVGVLFTVNAIAVVLLQVPLNQYTSRISSSALVICGALLFMTTSFAAASTGSVGGLVASVLLFSAAEVLIDPRIDSEMANTVPAHRRGMAFGFIGTAMAVGGACANGLAALLSTDEGAPERQFWLWLVALSAGFAAILYVASFATRHRAGVKAGRETNAAAPV, from the coding sequence GTGATCGAGACGTTGCGCCTGGCCCGGCGGACGCCCGGCTGCCTCATGCTGCTGATCGGCAACTTCGCCGTCGCGTTCGGCAGCAACATCGTGATCCCGTTCCTCGCCGTCTACCTCACGCGCGAACAGCACCTCAGCCCCGTCGTGGTCGCGATGGCCATCACGGTCAAGTTCTGGTCGCAGCAGGGCCTGTCCATGCTGGGCGGCTGGATCGCCGACCGCACGGGCCCCGTCGCCGCCATGTGCGGCGGGCTCCTGGTCAGGGCGGTGTCGTACCTCCTGCTGCTGGCCGCCTCCGGATCCGTCCAGGTGGTCGCCGCGTGCGCGCTCCTGGGACTCGGCGGGGCGATCTACGTGCCGGCGTCCAAGGCGGCGCTGGTGCGCCTGCTGGGCACGGGGGAGCAGCTCAGGACGGTCTTCGCCCTGCGGAGCACCGCCAACAACGTGGGGTGCGCCGTCGGCCCCCTGGTCGGCAGCCTCCTGCTGCTCTTCGCCGACCCCCGGGTGGGCTTCGTCGTCACCAGCGCCATCTACGTGGCGCTCGCCCTCCTGCTGCTGCGCCTGCGCTCCCTGGCGGGCGCCGAGGAACCGGCCGGAGAGAACGCGGACACCCCGGCCGGGGCGGGGGGCGCGGCGGCTTCGACGGACCGCCGGAAACTCGCCTGGGTGCTCGCCTGCGCCTTCGCCTTCGGGTTCTGCTACATCCAGCTCGAGTACGCGCTGCCGGTCTTCACCGGAAGTGTGCAGAGCTCGTCGCTGGTCGGTGTCCTCTTCACCGTCAACGCGATCGCGGTGGTGCTGCTCCAGGTGCCGCTGAACCAGTACACCAGCAGGATCAGCAGCTCGGCGCTGGTCATCTGCGGTGCCCTGCTGTTCATGACGACCAGCTTCGCCGCCGCCTCGACGGGATCGGTGGGAGGCCTCGTGGCGTCGGTCCTGCTCTTCTCCGCCGCGGAGGTGCTGATCGATCCCCGGATCGACAGCGAGATGGCCAACACCGTCCCCGCGCACCGGCGCGGAATGGCGTTCGGCTTCATCGGCACCGCCATGGCCGTCGGCGGAGCCTGTGCCAACGGGCTGGCCGCCCTGCTGTCCACGGACGAGGGCGCCCCGGAACGGCAGTTCTGGCTGTGGCTCGTCGCGCTGAGCGCGGGCTTCGCCGCGATCCTCTACGTCGCCTCGTTCGCCACCCGCCACCGGGCCGGCGTGAAAGCGGGCCGGGAGACGAACGCCGCCGCCCCGGTCTGA
- a CDS encoding ATP-grasp domain-containing protein, with protein MRYLVLNRTPLTTGLRFPDWIGTEDEAVLLTDTAAVSTDPRERTAQLAGYVHVEFIDDFHFNPLVESLALAMHRRSAFDRVLALSEFDILRAARLRELFGAPGQDVACATAFRDKLEMKRILSGAGVPLARYAPVSNLADLVGFVESNGYPIVVKPRRGGGSMDVHVLRGEQDIDPLLASHRDLGTDDGAQLIAEQYIEHELLHVDGIVLGGEIRLLWASTQGDSTCLDIKEGHALHSCLMDPEDELLAPAQELTRRALAALPTPDTSIFHAEIFLTGDGRMVFNEVASRMGGGMIEDVLKLGFGVFLPEVMVRFLSGHQPLDVPAAPLRIAGLSLFPPRPGTLVEIPEECPVPGITQYRRYAEPGTELALAKLSVEKIGAVLATGDSRKEVEAALLDAQAWFERSTVIRPTGEPDLAP; from the coding sequence ATGAGGTACCTGGTACTCAACCGGACTCCGCTCACCACCGGACTCCGCTTCCCCGACTGGATCGGCACCGAGGACGAGGCCGTCCTGCTGACCGACACCGCGGCCGTCTCGACCGACCCGCGGGAACGCACCGCTCAGCTCGCCGGGTACGTCCACGTGGAGTTCATCGACGACTTCCACTTCAACCCGCTGGTGGAGAGCCTGGCCCTCGCGATGCACCGGCGGTCGGCCTTCGACCGCGTGCTCGCGCTCTCGGAGTTCGACATCCTGCGCGCCGCGCGCCTGCGGGAGCTGTTCGGCGCACCGGGGCAGGACGTCGCCTGCGCGACCGCCTTCCGCGACAAGCTCGAGATGAAGCGCATCCTCTCCGGGGCCGGCGTCCCGCTCGCGCGGTACGCGCCCGTGTCGAACCTCGCCGATCTGGTCGGCTTCGTCGAGAGCAACGGGTACCCGATCGTCGTCAAGCCCCGGCGGGGCGGCGGCTCCATGGACGTGCACGTCCTGCGCGGCGAGCAGGACATCGACCCGCTGCTCGCCTCCCACCGCGACCTCGGCACCGACGACGGCGCCCAGCTCATCGCCGAGCAGTACATCGAGCACGAACTCCTGCACGTCGACGGCATAGTCCTCGGTGGCGAGATCAGACTCCTCTGGGCCTCGACCCAGGGTGACAGCACCTGCCTGGACATCAAGGAGGGGCACGCGCTGCACAGTTGCCTCATGGACCCGGAGGACGAGCTGCTCGCCCCCGCCCAGGAGCTCACGCGCCGTGCGCTGGCCGCGCTGCCGACTCCGGACACCTCCATCTTCCACGCCGAGATCTTCCTGACCGGGGACGGGCGCATGGTGTTCAACGAGGTCGCCAGCCGGATGGGCGGCGGGATGATAGAGGACGTGCTCAAGCTCGGCTTCGGCGTCTTCCTGCCCGAGGTCATGGTCCGCTTCCTCAGTGGGCACCAGCCGCTCGACGTCCCGGCGGCGCCCCTGCGCATAGCCGGCCTCTCGCTGTTCCCGCCGCGTCCCGGCACCCTCGTGGAGATCCCCGAGGAGTGCCCGGTCCCCGGCATCACCCAGTACCGCAGGTACGCCGAGCCGGGCACCGAACTCGCCCTCGCGAAGCTGAGCGTGGAGAAGATCGGTGCCGTGCTCGCCACCGGCGACTCGCGCAAGGAGGTCGAGGCCGCCCTCCTCGACGCCCAGGCGTGGTTCGAGCGCTCCACCGTCATCCGGCCCACCGGCGAGCCGGACCTCGCGCCGTGA
- a CDS encoding asparaginase, producing the protein MSSAPTDAVYRGGVPIAETVRSGFTESFHRGSVAVTDSSGTLIAGVGDAVSPVFPRSAIKPVLAVAMLRAGWKPCDEAELAVASASHCGEPMHVERVEKILADAGLDGDALRCPPDLPMDPAASRAIVAAGGEARRVYMTCSGKHAAMVATCAVNGWDTGTYLEPGHPLQRHAASVIEELTGETIVATGVDGCGVPIFAVGLTGLARAMTRLVEAPEGTDERAVADAMRAHPRLVEGTGRTDVLAMEAVPGLLAKFGAEGLHLLAAPGAGAVAVKVDDGANRASMPVALAAFTTLGHLTVPPSAQEAVAKLIRPEIQGGGRRVGHIRTLL; encoded by the coding sequence ATGAGTTCCGCACCCACCGACGCCGTGTACCGCGGCGGAGTCCCGATCGCGGAGACGGTCCGCTCCGGTTTCACCGAGAGCTTCCACCGGGGCTCCGTCGCGGTGACCGACTCGTCGGGCACTCTGATCGCCGGTGTCGGCGACGCGGTCTCCCCCGTCTTCCCCCGCTCGGCCATCAAGCCGGTGCTCGCCGTCGCGATGCTGCGTGCCGGCTGGAAGCCCTGCGACGAAGCCGAGTTGGCCGTCGCTTCGGCCAGCCACTGCGGCGAGCCGATGCACGTGGAGCGGGTGGAGAAGATCCTCGCGGACGCCGGGCTCGACGGCGACGCGCTGCGGTGCCCGCCGGACCTCCCCATGGACCCGGCCGCCTCCCGTGCGATCGTCGCGGCCGGCGGCGAGGCCCGACGGGTCTACATGACCTGCTCGGGCAAGCACGCGGCGATGGTCGCGACGTGCGCCGTCAACGGCTGGGACACCGGGACCTACCTGGAACCCGGCCACCCGCTGCAGCGGCACGCCGCCTCGGTGATCGAGGAGTTGACCGGCGAGACCATCGTGGCGACCGGTGTCGACGGATGCGGGGTGCCGATCTTCGCGGTCGGCCTGACCGGCCTGGCACGCGCGATGACGCGCCTCGTGGAAGCACCCGAGGGAACCGACGAGCGTGCGGTGGCCGACGCCATGCGGGCCCACCCCCGCCTCGTCGAGGGCACCGGCCGCACGGACGTGCTGGCGATGGAGGCCGTCCCCGGCCTGCTGGCCAAGTTCGGGGCGGAGGGACTGCACCTGCTGGCCGCGCCGGGAGCCGGAGCCGTCGCGGTGAAGGTCGACGACGGCGCCAACCGCGCGTCCATGCCGGTCGCGCTGGCCGCGTTCACCACGCTCGGCCACCTGACGGTGCCGCCCTCGGCCCAGGAGGCCGTGGCGAAGCTGATCCGCCCGGAGATCCAGGGCGGTGGCCGACGGGTCGGCCACATCCGCACGTTGCTGTGA
- a CDS encoding HAD family hydrolase, translating into MRCDAISFDLDETLIDYSVSSVRALEAIGGRPSDLPRWYEASARADREMNRGALPAAEYDDERIGRFHAACHGRSPSASELRDLVDRRRDAVLTHVRLFPDAVRFLASVRAHGITCVAVSNSFAVLREDIVRRLGLETHLTHVTYCGDGVHRKPAKEAFADGLAALGGADAVVHIGDEYEADIVGAGNAGLQGVHVNRSGGRCAHAGTCVTSLDLPLERRENGLHLGAVTGPRQGYRRPAPAAPAESPGRTPRSPAFRPTTHHPEECSS; encoded by the coding sequence ATGCGGTGTGACGCGATCTCCTTCGATCTGGACGAGACCCTCATCGACTACTCCGTGAGCTCGGTGCGGGCGCTCGAAGCGATCGGCGGGCGCCCTTCGGACCTGCCGCGGTGGTACGAGGCCTCCGCCCGGGCGGACCGCGAGATGAACCGGGGCGCCCTGCCCGCGGCGGAGTACGACGACGAGCGGATCGGCCGGTTCCACGCCGCGTGCCACGGCCGGAGCCCTTCCGCGTCCGAACTGCGCGACCTCGTCGACCGACGCCGCGACGCCGTCCTCACCCACGTGCGCCTCTTCCCCGACGCCGTCCGGTTCCTCGCCTCCGTGCGGGCGCACGGCATCACCTGCGTCGCCGTCTCCAACTCGTTCGCCGTGCTGCGCGAGGACATCGTCCGGCGACTCGGTCTGGAGACCCACCTCACCCACGTCACGTACTGCGGAGACGGCGTGCACCGCAAGCCCGCGAAGGAGGCGTTCGCCGACGGACTCGCGGCGCTGGGCGGGGCGGACGCCGTCGTGCACATCGGTGACGAGTACGAAGCCGACATCGTGGGCGCCGGCAACGCGGGCCTGCAAGGCGTGCACGTCAACCGGTCCGGCGGGCGCTGCGCACACGCCGGCACCTGCGTCACCTCGCTCGACCTCCCCCTGGAGCGCCGGGAGAACGGCCTCCACCTGGGGGCCGTCACCGGGCCGCGTCAGGGGTACCGCCGCCCGGCGCCCGCGGCACCGGCCGAAAGCCCCGGCCGGACCCCGCGCTCACCCGCGTTCCGGCCCACCACCCATCACCCCGAGGAGTGCTCGTCATGA
- a CDS encoding ATP-grasp domain-containing protein — translation MTLMILHTRNASRRKHLAKAAETAHALGHRAIVVVEEPSWELEYVDAVYSAPTGNLEATVARCLEIAKEESEPISGVIAFVEHSVPAAAAVAEALGLPYISSETATKSRDKLSMREAFSSVGVSQPRFALATSVEEAQKAAETIEYPLVMKPIIGGGSMFVRRVDTPEELAEHFEEIRKGAWAGFDYDPLFFLKSRYSEGILLEEFLVGNEISVESYVQNGETVVVAVHDKPTPMDGPFFEETFYATPTVLTGETLEKVKKYTALAHQGLGITQGATHTEYRVSPAGEPYILETGARLGGGPVYQSVLLSTGIDMVEVLTKVSLGQTVDVFVNSENARHVGFSLHFGEQPGELAAVEGIDTLEADETVSEVMIYSQIGDAIDVPPRVWQAHGHVIFTGASRDDILEKQRQVNEVLRFQVR, via the coding sequence ATGACCCTGATGATCCTGCACACCCGTAACGCGAGCCGTCGCAAGCACCTCGCCAAGGCCGCGGAGACCGCCCACGCGCTGGGCCACCGGGCGATCGTCGTGGTGGAGGAGCCCAGTTGGGAGCTGGAGTACGTCGACGCGGTCTACTCCGCGCCCACCGGCAACCTCGAAGCCACCGTCGCCCGGTGCCTGGAGATCGCGAAGGAGGAGTCCGAGCCCATCTCCGGCGTCATCGCGTTCGTCGAGCACAGCGTGCCCGCCGCCGCCGCGGTCGCCGAGGCGCTCGGCCTCCCGTACATCTCCTCCGAGACCGCCACCAAGAGCCGCGACAAGCTGAGCATGCGCGAGGCGTTCAGCTCGGTCGGCGTCTCGCAGCCGCGGTTCGCGCTCGCCACCTCGGTCGAGGAGGCGCAGAAGGCCGCCGAGACGATCGAGTACCCGCTCGTCATGAAGCCGATCATCGGCGGCGGCAGCATGTTCGTCCGCAGGGTCGACACCCCCGAGGAGCTCGCCGAGCACTTCGAGGAGATCCGGAAGGGCGCGTGGGCGGGCTTCGACTACGACCCGCTGTTCTTCCTCAAGTCCCGTTACTCGGAAGGGATCCTCCTGGAGGAGTTCCTCGTCGGCAACGAGATCAGCGTCGAGAGCTACGTGCAGAACGGCGAGACGGTCGTCGTCGCCGTGCACGACAAGCCGACCCCGATGGACGGTCCCTTCTTCGAGGAGACCTTCTACGCGACCCCGACCGTGCTGACGGGCGAGACGCTGGAGAAGGTCAAGAAGTACACGGCGCTGGCGCACCAGGGCCTCGGCATCACCCAGGGCGCGACCCACACCGAGTACCGCGTCTCCCCGGCCGGTGAGCCCTACATCCTGGAGACCGGCGCGCGCCTCGGCGGCGGCCCGGTCTACCAGAGCGTGCTGCTCTCGACCGGCATCGACATGGTCGAGGTCCTCACCAAGGTGTCGCTCGGCCAGACCGTCGACGTCTTCGTGAACAGCGAGAACGCCCGCCACGTCGGCTTCTCGCTGCACTTCGGCGAGCAGCCCGGCGAGCTCGCGGCCGTCGAGGGCATCGACACCCTGGAGGCCGACGAGACGGTCTCCGAGGTCATGATCTACAGCCAGATCGGTGACGCGATCGACGTCCCGCCGCGGGTCTGGCAGGCCCACGGCCACGTGATCTTCACCGGCGCGTCCCGCGACGACATCCTGGAGAAGCAGCGTCAGGTCAACGAGGTGCTCCGCTTCCAGGTCCGCTGA
- a CDS encoding thiamine pyrophosphate-dependent enzyme, with the protein MTTVADEIARRLADRGVSHVFGYPGETSLSLYAALQRSEEITHVVGRCPRGAAYAAEAYARISGGVAVCDAPGGIGSPYVTPALLEAYNSGTPLVLITSGPSKSTPRPWATGQIEHTRLFDSVAKHVHVVREQRGALGVVDAALALAEGPRRGPVVVEIAPDVLEAEADPALLNAVSTAAAVTGTSPAATADGAVARAAEAVRRGAGVALIAGGGCHAAGAADALEKFTGRFGIPVFTTLNGKGVLSEVGTDLPRVVGSKGDTPANEYISGCEVVLYAGSKMGDKSTHQYAWPSPGQFLVRIDHDPDIEDTDPARGSLLREEIADGLGALSDELGEWSYTGPRPSTTTAGDWSKTGTASLVATVNAQLSERDVCVGEASVASGWFGALLRLAPPQRLITPRGTGSLGYAVPASVGAALARPDATVWTLVGDGGLTMSIGELETIARLGLPVKITVLDNGRLNLIDQHAIHHHRAEAVSRDFHRIDWSVICAAIGLPVMTCDDPERDGAEIASFFSRQGPAVLVLDTSVDEVSPDMAMAIRKAH; encoded by the coding sequence GTGACGACGGTCGCGGACGAGATCGCCCGCAGACTGGCCGACCGCGGCGTCTCCCACGTGTTCGGATACCCCGGCGAGACCTCGCTGTCGCTGTACGCCGCCCTCCAGCGGAGCGAGGAGATCACCCACGTCGTCGGCAGGTGCCCCCGCGGAGCGGCGTACGCGGCCGAGGCGTACGCCCGGATCAGCGGCGGCGTCGCGGTCTGCGACGCCCCGGGCGGCATCGGGTCCCCCTACGTCACCCCGGCCCTCCTGGAGGCGTACAACAGCGGTACGCCGCTGGTGCTGATCACCTCGGGGCCGAGCAAGAGCACCCCCCGGCCGTGGGCGACGGGGCAGATCGAGCACACCCGGCTCTTCGACAGCGTCGCCAAGCACGTCCACGTGGTCCGCGAGCAGCGGGGCGCCCTGGGCGTCGTCGACGCGGCCCTCGCCCTCGCGGAAGGGCCCCGGCGCGGTCCGGTCGTCGTGGAGATCGCCCCCGACGTCCTGGAGGCCGAGGCGGACCCGGCGCTGCTGAACGCGGTGTCCACCGCGGCGGCCGTGACGGGGACCAGCCCGGCGGCCACGGCCGACGGCGCGGTCGCGCGGGCCGCCGAGGCGGTCAGGCGGGGCGCCGGCGTCGCGCTGATCGCCGGTGGCGGCTGCCACGCGGCAGGCGCCGCCGACGCCCTGGAGAAGTTCACCGGCCGCTTCGGCATCCCGGTGTTCACCACCCTCAACGGCAAGGGCGTCCTCTCCGAGGTCGGCACCGACCTCCCCCGTGTGGTCGGCTCCAAGGGCGACACCCCGGCGAACGAGTACATCAGCGGCTGCGAGGTCGTGCTCTACGCGGGCTCCAAGATGGGCGACAAGTCGACCCACCAGTACGCCTGGCCCTCTCCCGGTCAGTTCCTCGTCCGGATCGACCACGACCCGGACATCGAGGACACCGACCCGGCGCGCGGCAGCCTGCTGCGCGAGGAGATCGCCGACGGCCTGGGGGCACTCTCGGACGAGCTGGGGGAGTGGTCGTACACCGGCCCCCGCCCGTCGACCACCACCGCCGGCGACTGGTCGAAGACCGGCACCGCCTCGCTGGTGGCGACGGTCAACGCGCAGCTGTCGGAGCGGGACGTCTGCGTAGGCGAGGCCAGCGTCGCCAGTGGCTGGTTCGGCGCGCTGCTGCGCCTCGCGCCGCCGCAGCGCCTCATCACCCCGCGGGGCACCGGCAGCCTCGGCTACGCGGTCCCCGCGTCCGTCGGCGCGGCCCTCGCCCGGCCCGACGCCACGGTGTGGACCCTGGTCGGCGACGGCGGACTCACCATGTCCATCGGCGAGCTGGAGACCATCGCGCGCCTCGGTCTCCCCGTGAAGATCACCGTCCTCGACAACGGACGGCTCAATCTGATCGACCAGCACGCGATCCACCACCACCGGGCCGAGGCCGTCAGCCGCGACTTCCACCGGATCGACTGGTCGGTCATCTGTGCGGCGATTGGTCTGCCGGTGATGACGTGCGACGACCCGGAACGCGACGGGGCAGAGATCGCGTCCTTCTTCTCCCGGCAGGGCCCGGCCGTCCTCGTGCTCGACACGTCGGTCGACGAAGTCTCGCCGGACATGGCAATGGCAATTCGAAAGGCACACTGA
- a CDS encoding pyridoxal-phosphate dependent enzyme, producing the protein MFDYQKLYANHTPSGRPVFLCLECEKETDDRTHRCPSCRGAIDVLYPLDRVSFGAMDSNPNPLRRYKDVLPIADEDHITWLGEGNTPCTNVPALARLLGVRSLYVKDETRNPTRSTKDRIASASLSRFKGLGVSEFVMASTGNSSMAYANSMSLVRGFKLHIFVGEQFAYRLNYADHPHIATHAVAGSFVGAGDIAQKFAEDNGYFWEGGFFNYARRDGLKMSYIEAYQQMPSAPTHVFQAISSGMGLLGGYKGAVEMNRVGLLESVPAFVGVQEDTCAPMVSAWNAGRARIAQEDIVDNPQGLAHAIQRGDPTNTYPYLRAMAQNTGGAIVAAHTHDMHLAKGLLKSLGFDACYAAAACLAGAMRMAQEGTLGEDSDLLINLTGTERPMLPTPTNILSVAS; encoded by the coding sequence ATGTTCGACTACCAGAAGCTCTACGCGAACCACACACCATCGGGCCGGCCCGTCTTCCTCTGTCTCGAGTGCGAGAAGGAGACGGACGACCGGACCCACCGCTGTCCGTCCTGCAGGGGCGCGATCGACGTCCTGTACCCGCTCGACCGGGTGAGCTTCGGGGCGATGGACTCGAACCCCAACCCGCTGCGGCGCTACAAGGACGTCCTGCCCATCGCCGACGAGGACCACATCACCTGGCTGGGGGAGGGCAACACCCCCTGCACCAACGTGCCCGCGCTCGCCCGTCTCCTCGGTGTCCGCTCCCTGTACGTCAAGGACGAGACGCGCAACCCCACGCGCTCGACCAAGGACCGCATCGCCTCGGCCTCCCTGAGCCGCTTCAAGGGCCTGGGCGTCAGCGAGTTCGTGATGGCCTCCACGGGCAACAGCTCGATGGCCTACGCGAACTCCATGAGCCTCGTCCGCGGCTTCAAGCTGCACATCTTCGTGGGCGAGCAGTTCGCGTACCGCCTGAACTACGCGGACCACCCCCACATCGCCACGCACGCCGTCGCCGGCTCCTTCGTCGGCGCGGGCGACATCGCGCAGAAGTTCGCCGAGGACAACGGCTACTTCTGGGAGGGCGGCTTCTTCAACTACGCCCGCCGCGACGGCCTCAAGATGTCCTACATCGAGGCCTACCAGCAGATGCCGTCCGCCCCGACGCACGTCTTCCAGGCCATCAGCAGCGGCATGGGCCTGCTCGGCGGCTACAAGGGCGCGGTCGAGATGAACCGCGTCGGCCTGTTGGAGAGCGTGCCGGCCTTCGTCGGCGTGCAGGAGGACACCTGCGCCCCCATGGTCAGCGCCTGGAACGCGGGCCGCGCCAGGATCGCTCAGGAGGACATCGTCGACAACCCGCAGGGGCTGGCCCACGCCATCCAGCGGGGCGACCCGACCAACACCTACCCGTACCTGCGCGCGATGGCGCAGAACACGGGCGGCGCCATCGTGGCCGCGCACACGCACGACATGCACCTGGCCAAGGGGCTGCTGAAGTCGCTCGGCTTCGACGCCTGCTACGCGGCCGCCGCCTGCCTCGCCGGCGCGATGCGGATGGCCCAGGAGGGCACCCTCGGCGAGGACAGCGACCTGCTGATCAATCTCACCGGCACGGAGCGGCCCATGCTGCCCACGCCGACCAACATCCTGAGCGTCGCCTCGTGA